The following are from one region of the Yoonia sp. R2331 genome:
- a CDS encoding DUF4329 domain-containing protein — MLRQTMLIAILFGVPVQAQDAAEVAVAREVLASLQDLSFRKRREYCGFIGYNAAGELVASPATAGTQASCGAPFPDDLAVVASYHTHGAFDHGYFNEIPSDVDMESDAEFLLNGYVSTPGGRLWYIDGRAWVARQICGVGCLPVAPGFRKGLNGAIAERYTFDELVQKLND; from the coding sequence ATGCTGCGGCAAACCATGTTGATTGCGATCCTGTTCGGGGTCCCTGTGCAGGCGCAGGACGCGGCCGAGGTGGCCGTGGCGCGCGAGGTCCTGGCCAGCCTGCAAGACCTGTCCTTTCGCAAACGCCGTGAATACTGCGGCTTTATTGGCTACAACGCCGCCGGGGAATTGGTCGCATCACCTGCCACCGCAGGTACCCAGGCCAGTTGTGGCGCGCCCTTTCCCGATGATCTGGCGGTGGTTGCGTCCTATCACACCCACGGCGCATTTGATCACGGCTATTTCAATGAAATTCCCAGCGACGTGGATATGGAAAGTGACGCGGAATTCCTGTTGAACGGATATGTCTCAACCCCCGGCGGGCGGCTGTGGTATATCGACGGGCGCGCATGGGTCGCCCGTCAAATCTGTGGTGTTGGGTGTCTGCCCGTTGCACCGGGTTTCCGCAAAGGTCTGAATGGCGCAATTGCGGAACGCTATACGTTCGATGAATTGGTGCAAAAGCTGAACGACTAG
- a CDS encoding H-NS family nucleoid-associated regulatory protein, protein MKKSELKAMSRKELEKLKVTIDEVLEGLAERDRKAALAAAEKAAAEHGFSLADLASDAPKKRGPKPGKKAKAKSVPKFANPADKSQTWTGKGRQPEWYKAEIAKGTKPEAMAI, encoded by the coding sequence ATGAAAAAGTCCGAATTGAAAGCGATGTCACGCAAAGAGTTGGAGAAACTCAAAGTGACGATCGACGAGGTTTTGGAAGGCCTGGCAGAACGCGATCGTAAGGCCGCATTGGCTGCGGCTGAAAAAGCCGCGGCGGAACATGGCTTTTCTCTGGCTGATTTGGCAAGCGACGCGCCCAAGAAACGCGGACCGAAACCCGGCAAGAAAGCCAAGGCCAAATCTGTTCCGAAATTTGCCAACCCTGCCGATAAGTCCCAGACCTGGACAGGCAAGGGGCGTCAGCCGGAATGGTACAAGGCCGAGATTGCAAAAGGCACAAAGCCAGAGGCGATGGCGATCTAG
- a CDS encoding methylmalonyl-CoA mutase family protein, translated as MTQTEKDRPWLFRTYAGHSTAKASNALYRGNLAKGQTGLSVAFDLPTQTGYDSDHELSAGEVGKVGVPVCHLGDMRALFDAIPLEQMNTSMTINATAPWLLSLYIAVAEEQGADVSKLQGTVQNDIIKEYLSRGTYICPPEPSLRMITDVAAYTRANLPKWNPMNVCSYHLQEAGATPEQELAFALATACAVLDDLKGKVAPEDFPAMVGRISFFVNAGIRFVTELCKMRAFVALWDEICRERYGVEDAKYRRFRYGVQVNSLGLTEQQPENNVYRILIEMLAVTLSKNARARAVQLPAWNEALGLPRPWDQQWSLRMQQILAYETDLLEYDDLFDGNPAIDRKVEALMQGARDELRQIDGMGGAVNAIAYMKGRLVEANAARISGIETGATTVVGVNKWQAAEASPLTAGEDAIMVADAAAEADQVRRLAAWKRDRDGAAVIASLTALRQAAQDGSNIMEPSIACAKAGVTTGEWADVIRAAFGQYRAPTGVSANPSNRTEGLDDIRARVDAVSQTLGRRLKFLVGKPGLDGHSNGAEQIAARARDCGMDISYEGIRLTPDELVAAAQSEDVHVIGLSILSGSHIPLISAFMEKMRAENLSHIPVIAGGIIPEDDEKRLYEMGISKVYTPKDFELNKIMDDIVTLVDPGAIAAE; from the coding sequence CAGCGACCATGAGTTGAGCGCGGGTGAGGTCGGCAAGGTTGGTGTTCCGGTGTGCCATCTGGGCGATATGCGCGCGTTGTTTGACGCTATTCCGCTGGAGCAGATGAACACCTCGATGACGATCAACGCCACAGCGCCGTGGCTTCTGTCACTCTATATCGCGGTGGCCGAAGAACAGGGCGCGGATGTCAGCAAACTGCAAGGCACGGTGCAAAACGACATCATCAAGGAATACCTGTCGCGCGGCACATACATCTGCCCGCCAGAGCCCAGCCTGCGGATGATCACCGATGTGGCGGCCTATACGCGGGCCAATCTGCCCAAGTGGAACCCGATGAACGTCTGTTCCTATCACCTGCAAGAGGCGGGAGCGACGCCAGAGCAGGAATTGGCCTTTGCGCTGGCGACGGCCTGCGCGGTGCTGGATGATCTGAAAGGTAAGGTCGCCCCTGAAGATTTTCCCGCGATGGTGGGCCGGATTTCATTCTTTGTGAACGCGGGTATCCGCTTTGTCACAGAGCTGTGCAAGATGCGCGCCTTTGTGGCGCTCTGGGATGAGATTTGCCGCGAGCGCTATGGGGTTGAGGACGCGAAATACCGGCGGTTCCGGTATGGTGTGCAAGTGAACAGTTTGGGACTGACCGAGCAGCAACCCGAAAACAACGTCTACCGTATTCTGATCGAAATGCTGGCGGTGACCCTGTCCAAGAATGCGCGCGCCCGCGCGGTGCAATTGCCTGCGTGGAATGAAGCGCTTGGCCTGCCCCGCCCGTGGGACCAGCAATGGTCGCTGCGGATGCAACAGATCCTGGCCTATGAAACCGACCTGTTGGAATACGACGATCTGTTTGACGGCAACCCCGCGATTGACCGCAAGGTCGAGGCGCTGATGCAAGGTGCGCGCGATGAGTTGCGCCAGATTGACGGCATGGGTGGGGCTGTGAATGCGATTGCCTATATGAAAGGCCGACTGGTTGAGGCGAATGCCGCACGGATCAGCGGCATTGAAACCGGGGCCACCACGGTGGTGGGGGTGAACAAATGGCAGGCGGCGGAGGCCTCTCCGCTGACGGCGGGCGAGGATGCGATCATGGTCGCAGATGCGGCGGCAGAGGCGGATCAGGTCCGCCGTCTGGCCGCGTGGAAGCGCGACCGGGATGGGGCGGCGGTGATCGCATCACTGACCGCGCTGCGGCAAGCGGCGCAAGACGGCAGCAATATCATGGAACCCTCGATTGCCTGCGCCAAGGCGGGTGTCACCACCGGCGAATGGGCCGATGTGATCCGCGCGGCCTTTGGTCAATACCGCGCGCCCACCGGCGTCAGCGCAAACCCATCCAACCGCACCGAAGGTCTGGACGATATCCGTGCCCGCGTGGATGCCGTGAGCCAGACATTGGGGCGGCGCTTGAAATTCCTTGTTGGCAAACCCGGCCTTGACGGCCATTCCAATGGCGCTGAACAAATTGCCGCCCGCGCCCGCGACTGCGGAATGGATATTTCCTATGAAGGGATTCGCCTGACCCCAGATGAATTGGTTGCCGCAGCCCAATCAGAAGATGTGCATGTGATCGGTCTTTCAATTTTATCGGGATCGCATATTCCGCTTATTTCCGCATTCATGGAAAAGATGCGCGCCGAAAACCTGAGCCATATTCCGGTTATTGCTGGTGGGATTATTCCCGAAGACGATGAGAAACGGCTATATGAAATGGGTATTTCCAAGGTTTATACCCCTAAGGATTTCGAGCTGAATAAGATCATGGATGACATCGTGACACTGGTTGACCCCGGGGCAATTGCGGCGGAATAG